In a genomic window of Corvus hawaiiensis isolate bCorHaw1 chromosome Z, bCorHaw1.pri.cur, whole genome shotgun sequence:
- the ONECUT2 gene encoding LOW QUALITY PROTEIN: one cut domain family member 2 (The sequence of the model RefSeq protein was modified relative to this genomic sequence to represent the inferred CDS: deleted 1 base in 1 codon) yields MRSGRGGRRCLGGEPGACAMNPELAMEPLGSLHGAAGHEPELMGSPSPHHGGRGAGPLRVPPPPPAAATAAAAAAAAPGAAPAARPAMVPSMASLLDGAAEYRPELSIPLHHAMSVPCEASPPGMGMSGTYTTLTPLQPLPPISAVSDKFHHPHAHPHAHHHHHHHQRLPGSAGGGFALMRDERGLPAVNSLYGPYKEVPAVGQSLSPLGNGLGPLPGAQQGLHGYGPPGHDKMLSPNFEAHAAMLARGEQHLPRGLGTPPAMLPPLNGAHHSAPPGPPPPHGPALPAGRERPPPAAGPQGSGAGQLEEINTKEVAQRITAELKRYSIPQAIFAQRVLCRSQGTLSDLLRNPKPWSKLKSGRETFRRMWKWLQEPEFQRMSALRLAACKRKEQEPNKERNNSQKKSRLVFTDLQRRTLFAIFKENKRPSKEMQITISQQLGLELTTVSNFFMNARRRSLEKWQDDLSSGGSSSAPSTCTKA; encoded by the exons ATGAGGAGCGGGCGCGGCGGCCGGCGGTGCCTGGGCGGGGAGCCGGGTGCTTGCGCCATGAACCCCGAGCTGGCGATGGAGCCGCTGGGCAGCCTGCACGGGGCGGCGGGGCACGAACCGGAGCTgatgggcagccccagcccccaccacggcgggcgcggcgcggggccgctccgggtgccgccccccccccccgccgccgccaccgccgccgccgccgccgccgccgcaccaggagctgccccc gccgcccggcccgcCATGGTGCCCAGCATGGCCTCGCTGCTGGACGGCGCCGCCGAGTACCGGCCCGAGCTCTCCATCCCGCTGCACCACGCCATGAGCGTGCCCTGCGAGGCCTCGCCCCCCGGCATGGGCATGAGCGGCACCTACACCACGCTGACGCCGCTCCAGCCCCTGCCGCCGATCTCTGCCGTCTCCGACAAGTTCCACCACCCGCACGCCCACCCGCACgcccaccaccaccatcaccaccaccagcGCCTgccgggcagcgccggcggTGGCTTCGCGCTCATGCGGGACGAGCGCGGGCTGCCGGCCGTCAACAGCCTCTACGGGCCCTACAAGGAGGTGCCGGCCGTGGGGCAGAGCCTCTCGCCGCTGGGCAACGGGCTGGGCCCGCTCCCCGGCGCCCAGCAGGGCCTCCACGGCTACGGGCCGCCCGGCCACGACAAGATGCTGAGCCCCAACTTCGAGGCGCACGCGGCGATGCTGGCGCGGGGGGAGCAGCACCTGCCccgggggctggggacacccccggCCATGCTGCCGCCCCTGAACGGCGCCCACCACTCCGCGCCccccgggccgccgccgccgcacggccccgcgctgcccgccggccgggagcggccgccccccgccgccggcccgcAGGGGAGCGGCGCGGGTCAGCTGGAGGAGATCAACACCAAGGAGGTGGCACAAAGGATCACGGCGGAGCTGAAGCGCTACAGCATCCCGCAGGCCATCTTCGCCCAACGAGTGCTGTGCCGCTCCCAGGGGACCCTCTCGGACTTGCTGCGGAACCCCAAGCCTTGGAGTAAACTGAAGTCCGGCCGGGAGACGTTCCGCAGGATGTGGAAGTGGCTGCAGGAGCCGGAGTTCCAGAGGATGTCTGCCCTGCGGCTGGCAG CCTGCAAACGCAAAGAGCAAGAGCCCAACAAAGAGCGGAACAACTCCCAGAAGAAATCCCGCCTGGTTTTCACGGACCTCCAGCGCCGAACGCTTTTCGCCATCTTCAAGGAGAACAAGCGTCCCTCCAAAGAAATGCAGATCACCATCTCCCAGCAGCTGGGCCTGGAGCTCACCACCGTCAGCAACTTCTTCATGAACGCCCGCCGGCGCAGCCTGGAGAAGTGGCAGGACGACCTGAGCTCCGGGGGCTCCTCCTCGGCCCCCAGCACCTGCACCAAGGCGTGA